AGGGGCAGGGGGCGGCGATGGGGAGAACCGGGGGAGGGGCTGGCggggcgccggggggggggggggcagcggggctaTAGGAGCCCGTCCGGGGCAACGGGGTGtccggggcaggggggggacGGGAGAGGGCAGCCCGTGGGCAAACAGAATTGCTGATGGGGCAACCGGGCACCcaaggggggcggggggggtaaCGGGGGGGTCAGAGGGGGCAACGGGGGGGCCCTAAAACACCCCCTGGGCCAGTAAAACAGTTCACGGGGCAACGGAGCATcccctggggcagggacagggcacccaagggtgcctCAAGCACCCCGTGGGTCAGTGGAACGTTCATCGGGCAAGCGGGGCACCCCAAAGGGGGCAACCGgttgcccccccagccccgcgtgACAGTCGTcgtacccccccccccgcagggaGGATGGCGGCGGAGGGGGGCCGGGTCCAGATCTCCTTCCCCCAACACGCGGCTGCGTTGCTGGATTCCCTCAACCGCCTGCGGCTGGAAGGGAAGTTCTGCGACGTGACCGTTCACGTCGGCGGTCGGATCTTCCCGGCTCATAAAAGCGTCTTGGCCGCCGCATCCCCCTTCTTCCACGACAAGCTGCTTCTCCAAGATGGGGGGCGTCTGCTGTTGCCCCCCGCCATCGATCCTGATGCCTTCGAGGGGCTCTTGCACCTCATCTACTCTGGGCGGTTGACATTGGTGTTGGAAGCTCTTCCTGGTCATCTCTTGGTGGCCAGCGGTCTTCAGATGTGGCACGTGGTGGATCAGTGCTCGGAGATCTTGAGGGAGTTGGAGGGGGGAACGTGCCGGTGGGTTGGGCGGAGCAGCGAGGTGACGTCGTCATCATCGTCAAGCGGGCGCGGTGGCGAGGCTTCGTCGTCGTGGACCATCCGTGGTGGGGATGGGTCTTCGTGCGTCAGCCATGGTGGAGATGGGTCTTCATCGTCATCCTGGACCACCCGTGGTGGAGATGGGTCTTTGTGTGTCACTCATGGTGGGGATGGGACGTCAGCGTGGACCACCCGTGGTGATGGGTCTTCATGTAGCACTCACGGTGGAGATGGAGGATCATCATGGACCACCCGTGGTGGAGACGGGTCATCATGTCCCACCCGGGGTGGTGACGGAGCGTCATCGTGGTCTACTCGCGGTGGCGACGGATCGTCATCGTGGAACACGCGTGGTGGCGACGGCTCGTCATGTCCCACCCGCGGTGGTGATGGAACATCTTCATGGTCCACTCGCGGTGGCGACGGATCTTCATCGTCATCGTGGCCCGTGCGAGGTGGCGATGGCTCTTCGTGGGCCGCCCGTGGCAGTGACGTGGCGACGCCATCTTTCGCCAAGGAGGGGGGCGAGGAGGTTCTCAAAATCCGTGTGGCCGCCGACATGGCGCCGGCAGCGACATCATCCCTGAGCTCCCTCCTGAAGGACGCCGGTGAGGAGGTCCTCAAGATCTgcgtggaggaggaggaggaggaggaagaagaggaggaagaagaaggcgGCCACCGCCGCCGTCACCGCCCCACCGACGCCCTCCAGATCgtgctggaggaagaggaggaggaagacggGGCACCCGGAGACACCCATGAGCCCCCCAAGATCTTCTACATCAAGCAGGAGACGGGCGACGCTGCCGCCGTCGAGGGCCTCCTGCCTGCGGCGGAGTTGGCGGGCGGCTTCGCGCCGGCGGAGGTGAGTTACGTCATCCCGGCGGGCGGCAGCGGGACGACGGTGACAACCGGCGGCACGATGGTAACAACCGGCGGCGCTGCCGTTTTTCCGCAACCGTCTTGGAAACCGGTGGACCTTCACGGGAACGAAATCCTGGGTCGGGGTCAAGCCCTCCATGCCCCGGTGAAGCTCGGAGCGGCTCCTGACGGTAAACGTTTCGGTTGTTTGTGCGGTAAACGGTTCGCCGTCAAACCGAAGCGAGATCGGCACATCATGTTGACCTTCAGCCTCCGTCCTTTCGCCTGCGCTGCCTGTCACAAGCGTTTCAAGCTGAAGCATCACCTGACGGAACACATGA
This window of the Grus americana isolate bGruAme1 chromosome 32, bGruAme1.mat, whole genome shotgun sequence genome carries:
- the ZBTB9 gene encoding zinc finger and BTB domain-containing protein 9, yielding MAAEGGRVQISFPQHAAALLDSLNRLRLEGKFCDVTVHVGGRIFPAHKSVLAAASPFFHDKLLLQDGGRLLLPPAIDPDAFEGLLHLIYSGRLTLVLEALPGHLLVASGLQMWHVVDQCSEILRELEGGTCRWVGRSSEVTSSSSSSGRGGEASSSWTIRGGDGSSCVSHGGDGSSSSSWTTRGGDGSLCVTHGGDGTSAWTTRGDGSSCSTHGGDGGSSWTTRGGDGSSCPTRGGDGASSWSTRGGDGSSSWNTRGGDGSSCPTRGGDGTSSWSTRGGDGSSSSSWPVRGGDGSSWAARGSDVATPSFAKEGGEEVLKIRVAADMAPAATSSLSSLLKDAGEEVLKICVEEEEEEEEEEEEEGGHRRRHRPTDALQIVLEEEEEEDGAPGDTHEPPKIFYIKQETGDAAAVEGLLPAAELAGGFAPAEVSYVIPAGGSGTTVTTGGTMVTTGGAAVFPQPSWKPVDLHGNEILGRGQALHAPVKLGAAPDGKRFGCLCGKRFAVKPKRDRHIMLTFSLRPFACAACHKRFKLKHHLTEHMKTHDGAGRACERCGRRFRLRSGLAKHRPLCQGARWGGGCWACE